The Budorcas taxicolor isolate Tak-1 chromosome 2, Takin1.1, whole genome shotgun sequence genome window below encodes:
- the LOC128043158 gene encoding immortalization up-regulated protein-like — translation MEFDLSAAVESTSKKPQGAGKVGDPKHSPTKVQSGSADNLKHHHGHGHGQGSASDSSSSSSDSENEVKPGSEPHRSASGKVKKPKVKKEKKKEEEGKKKASH, via the coding sequence ATGGAGTTCGACCTGTCGGCAGCCGTGGAGTCCACCTCCAAGAAGCCCCAAGGGGCAGGCAAGGTGGGAGACCCCAAGCACAGCCCCACCAAAGTTCAGAGCGGGTCAGCTGATAACCTTAAGCATCACCACGGCCATGGTCACGGCCAAGGGAGCGCCTCAGATTCCAGCAGCAGCTCCAGTGATTCGGAAAATGAggtgaagcctggctcggagccGCACAGGAGCGCCTCAGGCAAGGTCAAGAAGCccaaggtgaaaaaggagaagaagaaggaggaggaagggaagaagaaggcTTCCCACTGA